One Anas platyrhynchos isolate ZD024472 breed Pekin duck chromosome 2, IASCAAS_PekinDuck_T2T, whole genome shotgun sequence DNA segment encodes these proteins:
- the LOC119715850 gene encoding uncharacterized protein, translated as MTDLASPTGENPFAFPGGEEGFGDEKALVIHSQAEEEEAGKEFKCILCGECFGQQPSLARHQKHHAGERAFICAECGKAFSLKHNLIIHQRIHTGERPYQCGVCQKSFSLKQNLLTHQRIHSGEKPFSCGRCGKRFREQRFLLNHQRTHAEDRPAADAEDGSGAATAAASSRSPRPEPHEEASGPGAASGPFACARCGKGFSCRSSLATHQRTHTGERPFACPDCGKSFSQKGSLKIHQRTHTGETPFSCAQCGKSFAQKVNLTAHQRSHGAENAHTE; from the exons ATGACGGACCTGGCCTCGCCCACGGGCGAGAACCCCTTCGCCTTCCCCGGCGGCGAGGAGGGCTTCGGGGACGAGAAGGCGCTGGTGATCCACAGccaggcggaggaggaggaggccgggAAGGAGTTCAAGTGCATCCTGTGCGGGGAATGCTTCGGCCAGCAGCCCAGCCTCGCCCGGCACCAGAAGCACCACGCCGGCGAGCGCGCCTTCATCTGCGCCGAGTGCGGCAAGGCCTTCAGCCTCAAGCACAACCTCATCATCCACCAGCGCATCCACACCGGGGAGCGCCCCTACCAGTGCGGCGTCTGCCAGAAGAGCTTCAGCCTCAAGCAGAACCTGCTCACCCACCAGCGCATCCACAGCGGCGAGAAGCCCTTCTCCTGTGGGCGCTGCGGGAAGCGCTTCCGTGAGCAGCGCTTCCTCCTCAACCACCAGCGCACCCACGCCGAGGACCGGCCCGCTGCGGACGCCGAGGACGGGTCCGGCGCGgccaccgccgccgccagcAGCCGCTCGCCGCGGCCGGAGCCGCATGAGGAGGCCAGCGGCCCCGGGGCAGCAAGCGGCCCCTTCGCCTGCGCCCGGTGCGGGAAGGGTTTCAGCTGCCGGAGCAGCCTGGCCACACACCAGCGCACCCACACCGGCGAGCGCCCCTTCGCCTGCCCCGACTGCGGCAAGAGCTTCAGCCAGAAGGGCTCCCTGAAGATCCACCAGCGCACCCACACGGGCGAGACCCCCTTCTCCTGCGCCCAGTGCGGCAAGAGCTTCGCCCAGAAGGTCAACCTCACCGCGCACCAGCGGAGCCACGGGGCAGAGAACGCCCACAC GGAATGA